Genomic window (Psilocybe cubensis strain MGC-MH-2018 chromosome 1, whole genome shotgun sequence):
ATGTACAAAATCTCTGAATGGACTGTCTTTGTACGCAGCCCATTCTGCGAGTCAGCTAGTATTGCCTGGTGAATGGCAGTCTCCAAATGCAACCTGCTCGTGATCTGTGGTGAAAAGGGCGTCTCAGAGATCGGCTGCAACACCACGAGAGAGCTTGCGACAGACGAGACGAGCGCTGATAAACGCAAAATTGACCGCCTCCCGTGCTATTTCGCCTGGATCTCCTTCGATTGTCGAGGCTTCGATGATGCGCGATTTTATGGCGGAAGAATTGGATACATTTCTGAACAGTGCAAAGTGTACTCTAGAAGATCGTGACTGGAAGTGAGGAAATTGAAGAGTTTCCATTGCGAATGATTGTGGATAAGTTTGGCGTTATGGCCACCGCGCTTGTTGTGACTTTGGCGGAGCGCCGGAGTTCGTTCGGCCTCAATTGTATCGACCTGCCTCCGACCTTCATAGTAAAGCTATAAAGGATTCAAACACGTCGCCGGCAATCACATTACTCTTTACATCAATGGCGCATTTATAACTGCTGTAGAGGTCGCGTCACAACCTCCACTTATGTGTACAGCCAACTAACTGACTTTAAACCAGAACATCCAATTCAAAGAAGCTCATCTGTCAAAGTTTACACATCCACCCAATTCTTAATTCACGTTAACAGTAATCCTTGAACTCCACTTTGATTTCGAACCGTAAACCTCTTCCACGTTATGGAGATCGATAACACCATCGAACCCATTGTCAACTCTCCGAGTATCCAACTTCCAGGGCTCCCAGCGCCAAATCTAGACTCATACGACAACCATCGCGACGCGCACACACCCATCGTCATAGACAATGGGTCTACAAATCTTCGGTGGGGATTTGGCACGTCCTCGAAGCCGTTTGCTGGCCCCAACGCGGTTGCCAAATACAAAGAACGAAAGACGAACAAACCTCTGCTCTTGTTTGGCAATGGCATCGACGCAGAGAGTGGGGCGCGAGGACAGACGAGGACGCCATGGGAAGGCGATGTGTTGTTGAACTTTGATGCATTGGTGAGTGCCTTGCATTTGCACTAGATAGCGCATGGGTGGTCGTTTGGATGTCAGACCTGATGGATTACTCTCGAGACGTAGGAAAATGCATTGGACTACGCCTTTATTCGACTGGGAATCGACACACCGACTGTCGACCATCCCATCCTGATGACTGAGCGACTATGCAGCCCACTTCATTCCCGAGCGCGTAAGTCGCGCAATATGCATGTTTGTCTGGTGCTCGAAGCTCACTGCCATCCAGTCACCTCTGAGCTCATGTTTGAGCTCTATTCCGTTCCATCGGTAGCATACTGCGTTGACGGAATTATGTCGTTCTATCAAAAccaccttcctcctcctaGCCAACCCTTTTCAGCTAACGGGCTCGTTGTTTCATTCAACACAGCGTCTACGTCAGTTATACCAATCCTCAGAGGGAAAGGTCTCTTGAGCCAAGCCAAACGGTAACCGTATGTTTATATTTTCATCCAATATTTATTAAATCTGCATAGAATACCATGGGGTGCTTCTCAATCCTCCGAATATCTCCTGAAACTAATTCAACTCAAGTACCCCACCTTCCCAACAAGGGTGACAAATACTCAAACCAACGTTAGTGCCCTCACGTTTTCTCAGTCGAAGACTTGCTGATAGTCCCTCATACAGTGGATGCTGCATAATTTTTGCGAAGTAGCGACAGACTTTCCAGCGTTGCTGCAGAAGCTACGCGATCCGCTGAACATGACACAATCAGGAGTAATCGTGCAGTTCCCATTTTTCTTGCCTATTTTCGACGAAAAGACTGAAGAAGAGATGCACCTTGCTGCGAAGAAACGCAGGGAACAGGGCTGGAGGCTGCAGGAGATAGCTGCCAAGGCAAGGGCAGAAAAGGTCTTCATTGGCATTTCATTGCTGCTGTAACGAATACTCATTTTATCGTAGCTTCTAAGGAAGGAGAACGACTTGCAATTTCTTACCAActtgaaagaaagcaaagccACGGAGACGAAGAAAGAGTGGATGGTAACGCTTTTTTTTGGTGCGAGGTTTATACATGCTGATGCGCCATTTCTCCAGAGCAAACTACAAGCAGAAGGCCTTGATGACGAAGCTGACCTGGACGAAGCTATCAAGAAGCTGGACAACGATGTCAAAAAAGCGCGAAGAAGAGACGAAGGGGAGCCCGATTGGAAACCCGTATGTATTTAATCACACTCTTCTTGCTTATGAATAATAATCTTGGTTTACAGCAAGAGGAACCATCCTTTCCCCTTCTCGATGTTCCCGACTCAGAGGTGAACATGCGAAGTTCTCCTCCTTACGACTAAAAATTGACCATTATGCTATATCCTAGCTCAATGAAGAAAgtttgaaagagaaaaaaaaacagcgACTTCTTAAAGCCGGTTTTGAGGCCCGAGCGCGTgccaggaaagaaaaagaacgccAACGCGAAGAGCAGGAACgcgaagagaagaaggaagaggatgagcGAAAGGCGGATCTGGGCGGTTGGTCGAGAAGGATGCGACAGGAGCAAGAAGCACGTAACCAATGCTCCCCTTATGTACTTGACCGTCTAACCTTTTAGACAGGAACTAATGGCCAAAATCAAAGATCGTGCTCGTCGGAAGGCAGCTCTGACGGACCGGAAGAGTGCAGCTGCTCAGGCGAGGATGAAAAATATTGCATCGCTGGCTTCAGATGATCGTGTTCCTAATGCCAAAAAGCGGAAAGGAAACGGTGGTGCGTATGTTTGATTTCCAGCTTTGCTCCAGCTGAGTATAGTTCTTGTACAGAGGACATGTTCGGTGCAGATGACGCAGACTGGGCGATCTATCGCAAAATCGTAAGTTCTGTTTGTTGCAAAGAATTTCAAAAAGTCTGTCTTAAAGCTATGCAACTATTTAGAATACTGCAGCACCATCTTctgacgaagatgatgaccTAGCGCAACTAGCATTTGTTGAGAAAAAATTGTTAAAACATGATCCAACATTCACGAAGAAGCAAACACACGCCTTCTTGTCTACCCAACGATCTGCCCTCATATCTGCCTTCCGACCTTCATACGAGGAGACTAGTATAGAGGGTGCGTCTGAtgatttatttatttgtgCAAACCAAAAGCAACTTATCGGCACAGGCAACTCACGAATACACCTTAATACTGAGCGATGGAGAGTCTGTGAAGCCTACTTCCATCCAGGGATGGCAGGCGTAGACTCAGCAGGTCTCACTGAAGTCATCCAAAATCTGATCCCTTCATTCATCCCGTCGAGATCGAGTAACAAGCCTTTGGACTACGAAGCTGATCGAGCACAGGTCGTTCAGGTACGTATTAGTTCCCTTCACTCTTGCGCGATAGGCATTCTAAATGATCTTTTTTGCTGTGATTATCATTCTAGAACGTCTTTCTGACAGGCTCGGCGTGCAAATTCCCCGGGATGGTGGAGCGTTTAGAGTCGGCTTTGAGGTCTTTATTGCCACCCGGTTCGCCTGTCAATGTTGTTCGCGCCGGCGACCCTGAATTAGACGCCTGGAAAGGGATGGCTGCGTTCAGTCAGACAGCGGAGTTCGCCAAAGTGGGCATGACGAAGAAGGAATACGAAGAATATGGCGGAGAGCGTATCAGAAAGTGGTGGGGTGGTAACTGGAACAGTGCTATTTCTGACCCAGTTGCTGCTGAAGATGATAAGATGCAAGTGGATTGAATTGCTTTCTGTTAACCATTCTTTCTTCATTTACCTGTAGTTGGagtgatatatatatattactTGAAATCGTTTGCTTGGTTTCCCTTTTTTACTTTGTCTTGATCCCAATGTATTACAATTTCATAGGAGCCTATGTATGTTGGTAGAAAGATGGCTGGATGAAGGTCCTTAATACAAGTAAATGAACAAGCTGTGCGGTTCGAATACCAAGGAAGTGTATATATGCCACAGAGAGAGGAAAATGGAGGACGCGTGTTTGTACATGGAAGAATGGGTGTGTGAGTACTATAGAAGAATGGCGGAACGTTACAAGCGTAGGCATTTCTGATATACATATCCATCCACGAACGCTCACATAGCGGCTGGTAGCATATTCCAagaaacaaagacaaagaatgGTACAACGACGGCGACAGCGACAGCATCAAGGTGGGTGATAGTGAAGGTGTCCAGACCTAGACCACCAACTGATTATGAACAACAGCCTTGTGTCGACTGCGCCGCAGGTTGGTTGACTTTAAGTGAGTCGGTGGGCGGCGCTGCGCTGTCTGCTTGTGAGTCAATCAGACGGGTCTTGATATCCCTGTTGCAAGAAGCAGTTGAATTAGCCATAAGGGAACACATGGAGGCACGAGTCATGAGGGGGTGGCTGACCTTGCTAGTGTGAAGAAAGCCTCCTCGACACCTTCGTTCACCTTGGCGGAAGTCTCCATGAACTTGATTCCCAACTCATTCGCAAGCTCGCGACCTTGTTCTTCAGTGACTGCCCGCTTATCCGTCCAATCTGATTTGTTTCCGATGAGGATCTTGTTTACGCCTTCAGAAGCATGCTGCTCGATATTCGAATGCCACGTTCGGATATCTGGGTACCGAGAAAGTGGCATCATGAGTTACTGAAAACCCTCCTGTGGGGACGCGAGATGAACTTACTGTTGAATGAGCGCTCATCTGTGACGTCGTAAACCAACAAAATACCCATCGCTCCGCGATAGTAGGCTGTCGTGATGGTCCTGAAGCGCTCCTGTCCAGCTGTATCCCACTAAGAGCACTACATTCAGTACACTGAGCCACGGGCAGCAGCACAATATGACGTACTATCTGCAGCTTAATACGTTTCCCGTCAAGCTCAATTGTGCGGATCTTGAAGTCAATGCCGATGGTGGTAATGAAGGAGGGGGTCCAGGCGTCGTCACAGAAACGCAGCAAAAGGCATGATTTGCCAACACCTGAGGTAGACTCCGAAGGTCAGCACAATTGCCTCCAGAGCAGATAATCGACGAACCAGAATCTCCAATGAGCAGAAGCTGTATTAATCGAGTTGGATATTTGTTGGTCAGAACTTGTCGCAGCTACAAAGTGGTCCTTCATTGGCTGACCTTAATCAAGAAATCATAGTGCGGGGGAGGCATGATAAACCAAGATGAAGGGTGTGAGTGTGGATGGTAGCGAGGGCCGTAAGAaacgaggagaaggaggtctAGATGGCGGATATGAGGGTTTGGAGTAATAAGCCAGTTTCGCCAGGAGTCCAAGCCCGCCAACACATAGGAGCACGTGGCTGCTCCATATCGACGCAGTCGAGGTCACAATTTTTACCACAACGTATATCCGACCATCACTATCATTCACATACAGGTGTAATAACTTCGTAAATCCATGATACGCATAGCGATTTAGTTCGACATATCTATGTATCACAATCTATGAATCTTCTAGGCCACAGCAATTATGGAGTCCGTATAATTAGATTCCAATGGCCCATACAGTCAGCTTCTACCGGCTTCATCATCCATGATCCACGAATCGTAAGTGTGAGTCTCTCACCTCCCATCTGATATTTCTGAAAGGCATCTAAATCCAGATACAGCATTCGCTTATGAGAACTTTCAAATAAGAAAGATCGGCAGATTCAATGTTAACGACACCTACACTTCTCAACATCCCAGTTCAATTCGTGTCCTCCATGGCAGTGTTGCATTTGCGTCTCACACGATCTTCTCTGGTGCACAAGGAGAGGAAAAGGCGATGACTTGCAAAACATCACTGTCCACCAAGGTATTCAAAAATTTTACGGAATTTCTATGGTCCTTATTAATTCAGTCAGTGCTCACTCAAACCCTGGCTATATTACCGTTAGAAGCCTGATCAAAACATTCGGTCTCGATGGCCAACGCAACTGAGCTGTTGTTTTATAATCTGAACATCTGCTGCGGAACACGGATCAAAAGTTGTCATGGTCAGCATATCTTGTCTCATTGCTGGTCGGCCATTCACCGAAAAAGAAGTTGAAATCGGATCGAGCTTGAACTCTGACCATGGGGAGGGTGAGGTGAACCATAATGTAAAAACAATTTTACGATCTTCCGTCAGTCATCCACTTGTCTACATGCGTTCTAGAATTTCAAATATATCTCTAGATGATGCTTCAAGTGACCATGGTGGGTACAAAGCCCCAATGCTTCATGCTACACGTTGTCTCGTACAAAGCGGAACGTAATTGATCATATCTCAAGCTGTATCCACATCACCCGCGTTATGGTCACAAGGACGCCTCCTTCAATATAATTAAGGTTCTTAATTGCTTCTTATCCGTGTGTTTCACACCGTTGATCTCGCCGTCGAAGACTGAGAGCAATGACCTTGGCTCCTCTCGCTACATTTCATGTCAAGCATCCCTTTGAAACCTAGGGATCTTTTCCCAAGTAGAAATGGTATTTTTGAAACCCTTTTCGATGGAGGGGAACAGTGCAGTTGCTCTCGAGCTTATCGTAGAgaaaataagcgcccataaGTCATAAACACGTGATGCCCTCGTTTAGCCGCAGCTCTTGCTTCTTGCTTCCACGGGCAGCCTATAAAAGCCTCAGCTCCAAATTTGTTATCCCACTTTACCACATCACCGTATCGCTTTTGAATCCATGAGCACAATCCGCAAATTCACCTATCGCGCAGGACTTTTTGACCCTGTTAATCTTGTCTGCAAGGACGGCATCAACGAGGCGTTGTACGAGTTTGCAGGTGTTATCACCAAAGAAAATCATGTTCAAGTGTTGGAAGGACTACTCGATAGGAGCCATGTCGTTGAATTGATCCTATCAGGTATGAGCTCTTGTGCAATTTCCGAGCTAGGCTATCAACCAACTGATCTCTTTTCCGTTTAGGCCTGGACGAAGAGATACCTCTACAAGATTGGATATTGGACGGGTTTCCATCAACAGCACACAGCTTTGAGCGAAGCTTTGCTTACAGACTATTGATGAAACTATCtaatttctttctcttccattCGTCACCCGGGGAGATTTGTGACCGGGAAAATCACCAAATTATAAAACTCACTCCAGAACTCTTACAGTCCCTTTTGGCATGGAAAGACATAGGGTCCGAGGAAACTTCAGGTCACTCTAAGCCGGGTGCAAAGAAGGGACACTGGGGTAAACTCAgtcaaaaagaaatgaagaaatcCAAAAAGGCCGCATATCGTCCTGTGGTAAATGAGTCGCCATTTCTCATTACGAATATACCGGTGCCTCAAAGCTCTTCTGGTGCCACAGCATGCATGCAACACACTTTGGAAAGGTTAAAAGAAATTTTGAAGGTGTGTAGTTGCTCCGACATTGTCTATAGTTGTCTTGCCCTATGTTGACCGTGGGGAACCAGGCTTATTTAGCAAAAATACGCACCGAGAAGTTTTGTAATATCATTCAAGAATCTTTCATTCTACAGGAACGTCCTATCGATCTGCATATTACGACATCGTCAACAATCATAGTTGACgatcctcctccaccagcCCCGACGACTGCCACAGAGACGGCGGTGGCGTTTCCAATGGTTCGGCCGTTGAAATCGTTTGTCGCTTTTCCATCATCGCAAACATAACATAAATTTATGTGTACAGAGCGCTATACTTCGACAGCCCGGAAGGGTTTGGGAAATGGAATATTCTAATTTCAACCAGCGCACACCAAGACCTCCGCAGGTACCGTCATAAGGCAAAGGCCTCCTTCGACATCATCataaagaaaatgaagtaTGTTATCCCCTCTTTTTTGTGGATAGGACTTATATTTTCTTATTCATTTTGTAGGGAGCTTTCGAACGGTCATTTTTCATACGACAACCAGAAGAGGCTGAGCGGTCCCGGAACGGAGGTTCCCATTTACGAGGCTAAATTAAGTGGTGACCTTCGTCTCATCGTATGTAATGTCCTTTTCCAAAGAAACTGGGTAACTGATGTCGATGGCCATTAAGTATCAAGTTGACTGTACTCCTGGATACGATGTCGAGGTAAGGCGAAAATTTATTGATTCTGCGTTTGTTGTTGACTGACGTCGATTACCAGACGGAAACGCAAGGTTACTGATTCCATTTTATAGCACGTATTATACTTACAGCATCATTGAGTTAGTCCTTCGAGTCTATGGGATATATACCCACGCACAAATGGATAATCGTTTATGGCACTCCGTCTCTTCGCGTCTTGATAAGCGTGGGAACGAGTATAGGAGCAGGTATCACCAAATTTTCTCGTGTCCTATATATTCATCGTTCTAAATTCTGAGTGACCACACAGGTGTCTGCAGCGCAAGAAACAAGATGGGGACGTATTTCTCCCCATATGTTTCTCGTCTTCGGTGGAAGTCGGAGAAGACACTTCGCTCATGATTCCTGACTTACCTCCTGACGACAAGAATCAGGTATGTTCGTGCTCCTGATTCATTCTTTAGGTGATATTTGAGCTTGACTCCAAATTATTACAAAAATAGTTGCATAAGATTTTGACGTGAGTTTTTGTTCTGTTGGTGTACATTCCTTCTCTGAGTCCACTCCATGTCGCTTAGGTTGGAAAAATATGTTGCCTTGTCTAAGGTTTGCCACCAGGTTATTCTCATGGAATCTGCTGACAGTCTAACATTGTTCTAGGAATTTCTAGACAGTAAAGCACAATTCCTTTAACGTTCTGCGGAATTAACATCTGACCTGTTTTAAGGCGTCGAAGATGACCGGGATGTGCTACTTCCTTTTGAAGTGTCGAAATATGAAAGGAAGATCATCGAACACTCTTCTTCGTGCTATGTATTGGGCCGGAGTGGGACTGGGTGAGAAAAACCTCTGTCATCTAAAAAAAGGTGTCGACGATAGATTTACACACCATGTGACAGAAAAACAACGACGATGCTGTACAAAATGCTCCGTATCGAACGCGAATACCAGTTATGCAGTGAATATTGTGCGAAGCCGAGGCAGGTTTTCATCACCCAGTCTCGAGTCCTTGCAGCAAAGGTAGAAGATTTGTTTGCCTCGTATTTGGAGTCGTTGGCCATTGCGTCAAATCGCAGCACGAAGTACAGAAAATCTGCTAGTGATTCTGAGGCAAAAGACGAATCTTTGGAAGACAACGAAGACATGGAATTGGGGGGCAATCTTCCTCGACGTTTTAGCGAACTTGAGGACAAGCATTTCCCTCTGTTCCTGACCATCGACCGCGTATGTCATTTCCTTCAGTTTTATGCATATGTTATTAATTTTTAAGCGTTGGGTCGTGTAGCTTTATAGCATGATTGAGGCAGACATAGAGGCTTCTGAAAAGGAAGTCAAACCTGAATCCTTCCAAATTATATCACCCGTGTCTCGTCCACTTCAACCGGCCACTGCGGCGAAAGGAAAACTTGTGACGTACGACAGATTCCTGGGGGAATACTGGCCACATTTGAATCAATCGCTGAGGAAAAATATTAGTGAGTTCACTCGCATAACGGTTCAAAAGTTTCCCTGACTTTATTGAACAACATCCAGCTCCGAACTTGGTCTTTAGCGAATTCATGGGTGTTATTCAAGGTTCGGAGTACACAGTGACAAGCGGATGTCTCGATCGAAAAACGTACGAAGAGCTATCTGTGAAAACACAACCAACCTTCGCCGAGCATCGATCCGTTATCTATGGTCTTTTCGAGGCGTATCGCAAGCTCAAGAACGAAAGATGGGATTACGATGCACCGGACAGGTAACCTGGATTTGAATTTTATTGAAGCGGAGTCTGAATTGAATGATGTGAACTCCTTCGTAGAACGCACGCTATCATTCGTGCCATTACTCAGCGTCAAGGTATTTTGGGTGAAATATTTGACTACGTGTACGTATACTTTCTGAAATTGCCACTGACTGCCTAATTGTTACTCTTAACCTCTCAGCTACGTCGATGAAACGCAGGATAATCTACTTGTGGATGCCTTAGGTTAGTGACCTCCCTATGAAATTATAATTTTCTCGGATTTGATACCGGCTTCAATTCAGTGCTTCGACTACTTTCTCGAAACACTGATGGCTTGTTTTGGGCCGGAGATACTGCCCAGACAATCTCAGCAGGGAGCTCATTTCGTTTCAAAGACTTAACTTCCTTCATGTTCAAATTTGAAGTGAGTTGTAATGACTATATAACTGAACCTTGGGGGCTGATTTTATAATAGAAGCAAAggcttcttcttcagaataCATCACAATTAAGTCTTATGGATAAGTCTGAAAAGCCTAATACTCCAAAACAATTCCACCTCGCTGTGAACTATCGGTCACATTCCGGAATTGTGGACTGTGCTCACTCGGTCATCGAGCTGATAATGAAACATTGGCCATACAGTATTGATTCATTACCACGCGAACGAGGCAATACCACTGGTGTCAAGCCCATTTTCTATCAGGACGTCTATCCTGGTTACATTCGAGAGGTATGTCTTTGATGGTAACAACTTAAACCTGTAAATCGCAATCTCACTTTGTACGGTAGGGGCACTTCCTTTCTAAGGGTAGCAATAGGTATGAATTTTCCTTGAAGCATGTTTTTTTCATTCAACGCACATACAGAAACGAAAAGATTGAGCTAGGGGCTAATCAATGTAAACCTTACGGCATAATTTCATGATTAGTAGCGACAGCTAATTTAATATCTTCAGGTATTCTTGTTCGCGACGAAGCTGCCAAGCAACGactggaagaagaactcGGAAAGATTGGACTCGTCATGTACGTTACATAATCACAGGTCGAGAAAATTATATCTAAATATTGACCTATCTCTATCTTTCGTTAAGCACTATATACGATAGCAAGGGCTTAGAGTTCAATGATGTAAAGCTCATATTTCACTTCTTTCCCAGACACTGACTTGGTTTTGAAAGGTTTTTCTTTACAATTTCTTTCACGACTCAACAGTAGACCTGTCCCAATGGAGGCTAGTCCTCAACAACATCTCAAACGAGGATCGAAAGTTTGAATCAGTTCCCAGATTTGATCCAACACGTCACGCTGCAATTTGTTCAGAGGTTTTATACTTTCTTcacaaaataaaatttccATCACTTACCATTCGGAATCAGCTCAAATCCCTATACGTAGCTATTACACGTGCACGAAATAACCTGCGAATTGCCGATGAATCGTTAAAGGGTGAGCCAATGAGGGTATGTTCATCTTTCTATACCCTATGCACCTTGCATTAATATTCATTTTAAATAGGCGCTATGGTCTAACCGCGGGCAAATTCGTAACTGCCACCCAGATGACGACCTTTCTGACTTCGCTGTGCCATCTAGCAAAGAAGAATGGGCGAGGAGAGCCCTCGAGCTATCCCGTAACCACAAATATTCTCATGCTAGGGATAGCTACGAGAAAGCAGGAAACCCCCGACAGGCGGCTGTGGAAAATGCTCGTTATCTAGAACAGCTTGCTCTCAGAATTCCATCTAATACACGGAAACGCGAGCGCGAAGCAGCTTTTAAGGTGGCTGCTGGTGCATTTATATCTTGCGCCGAAAGTGCCTTGAAGTCGCATACCAAGAACAGCCACTACAAGTCAGCAGCGCAATGCTTCGAAGATGCCGGTGACAACCTGTCGGCTGCGAAAACATACGAGCTGATTCCAGACTTCACGAAAGCGTCACTTTTATACCGGAAACTCGGAAGATTCGACGTCGTCCACTCGATCCTTGTTCACCATGCCGAAGAGGTCGACAATATGGAATCTCTTCGAGACATTGTACGACTTTATTATGTCAACAAAAAAGAGTTCGAGTACGTCATGAAACCAGCTTAACTTTAATTGACCACAAACTTATATTCTTCATCTGCTTGTAGCAAAACTCATCAACTATTCGAGACGGTCGAGGACGAGATCGAGTATCTCGAGGATCGAAACCTCGACATGGCTCAAGTGGATTTGTATCTGATGCTTGGTAGGAGAATCGACGCAGTAGACATTCACCTCAAAGAAGGCCGGTTTCTTGAAGCTGTGGATTTAATCATTGAAGGCGTAAACCTTGACAGCAATACATCCCAACGAGCTGCACACTATATCCTTCAGGGACTATGGCAAAATCTATCCGTTGGGACGTCAACAACTCCTGAGAGCAAGCAAATCAACGAACTGTTGAAACGCTTCGAAGTTCTCGACAAAGGTGCAATCGAGTCCGCAGATCTACTTGAGGTAAGTTTATTGCTTTTATAATAATGGCTGGAATATCGTACTAACGCCTTTGCCAGTTTCAGATGTTCCAAGCAATATCTGATAGGGAGTTTGACAAACTCGCTTCGCTTGCAAAATCGCTGGCTGCTTCAGGTAATCCTGATGCAGCCTTCCTATGCCTCGACTATCACTACAACATTTTGCCATCCCTGGATACAATGGACATCTACCAGATATCGGCCTCCCTGCAATTATTCTCCGAGTACATCTGCACACTTCACAACCTGGCGTTCTGCCTGGATCCCAGTTCTGACTACCGAGTGATGAAGCTTTTTGGAATCATCAAGGTGGATAACGACTTCATGGTTTTGTCCAATAATTTTCTTTCTCGATCTTCTTCTCTTATGTCAAAGAGCCGTGGATCAGAATCATCGTCTCGTTACTTTTCCAAAAGTGATTTAGTGTCGACTTATCATACATGTACTCAACGGCACCTTCTGGATCGCGTGACCAGAGAAAATGACATCTGTCGCCGGTCTTCTGCGCTAAATCCTTGCCTCCGACACCTCGTTTACTTGCACTTTGGAGGATGCAATGAGGTTACATGCCGCCTTCAATCACACATCTCACCAGACGATGCCTGGCGCCAAAGTTGGCTCTCTGCTCATCTACTGCAAATCTCTATATACAACAGTATATCAGGCATACAATACAAAAGCCAAATGCTTCGCGAAAGGCGGTAAGTCATCGGCATACGTGTAGCGTACACCATCTCATGACGATATTAGATTTTGGATAGGGAAGTTGCACGAAGTTTTGAATCCTCCCCATTATCTCTTGGCATCCACATACGATACTTATTGCGATATCGCTGATGCGAAAGCTAAATGGGCTATTGTCAACGATTGGTCACGGTCTATTTCTTCTGAAATTGGGTATCAGTGGCCGTATACAGCTTTCTTGACGACAGTAATTCAAGCCGCCGATATGGCGTTTACGCTCAATCGCACAGAAGCTTCTACATTCATGTTCCGTTCACAAATTTTCATCTCGCCAGACACACCAGATGTCTTTCTGACGAACAACGCGCAGAACATTCTCAAGGCCCTCATCTTTTCTATGGACGGCAAAGCCTCTTCAAGTCTTCTTATGGGAATCTCGTTCATTGAGTAGGTTACATTTGAATTTCTAATTTCTCAATTTCCTAGAATTGATCATTTCATTGCAGCCACGTCGTTAACCTACAGATTCCGGTT
Coding sequences:
- a CDS encoding Actin-like protein arp5 translates to MEIDNTIEPIVNSPSIQLPGLPAPNLDSYDNHRDAHTPIVIDNGSTNLRWGFGTSSKPFAGPNAVAKYKERKTNKPLLLFGNGIDAESGARGQTRTPWEGDVLLNFDALENALDYAFIRLGIDTPTVDHPILMTERLCSPLHSRALTSELMFELYSVPSVAYCVDGIMSFYQNHLPPPSQPFSANGLVVSFNTASTSVIPILRGKGLLSQAKRIPWGASQSSEYLLKLIQLKYPTFPTRVTNTQTNWMLHNFCEVATDFPALLQKLRDPLNMTQSGVIVQFPFFLPIFDEKTEEEMHLAAKKRREQGWRLQEIAAKARAEKLLRKENDLQFLTNLKESKATETKKEWMSKLQAEGLDDEADLDEAIKKLDNDVKKARRRDEGEPDWKPQEEPSFPLLDVPDSELNEESLKEKKKQRLLKAGFEARARARKEKERQREEQEREEKKEEDERKADLGGWSRRMRQEQEARNQCSPYELMAKIKDRARRKAALTDRKSAAAQARMKNIASLASDDRVPNAKKRKGNGEDMFGADDADWAIYRKINTAAPSSDEDDDLAQLAFVEKKLLKHDPTFTKKQTHAFLSTQRSALISAFRPSYEETSIEGNSRIHLNTERWRVCEAYFHPGMAGVDSAGLTEVIQNLIPSFIPSRSSNKPLDYEADRAQVVQNVFLTGSACKFPGMVERLESALRSLLPPGSPVNVVRAGDPELDAWKGMAAFSQTAEFAKVGMTKKEYEEYGGERIRKWWGGNWNSAISDPVAAEDDKMQVD
- a CDS encoding GTPase Ypt2; the encoded protein is MPPPHYDFLIKLLLIGDSGVGKSCLLLRFCDDAWTPSFITTIGIDFKIRTIELDGKRIKLQIWDTAGQERFRTITTAYYRGAMGILLVYDVTDERSFNNIRTWHSNIEQHASEGVNKILIGNKSDWTDKRAVTEEQGRELANELGIKFMETSAKVNEGVEEAFFTLARDIKTRLIDSQADSAAPPTDSLKVNQPAAQSTQGCCS